Below is a genomic region from Phytohabitans houttuyneae.
TGGCAGTCAGTCATCAAGGCGAGCACGTCGGGCTCGAGGATGATGTACGCCGGGCGGTTGTTGAGCCCGGCCGCGACCTCGTCGACCCACGCGCGGTAGGCCTGGTGGCTCGGCGCGCCGCCGGAGCTTGCGCCGCCGCAGTCGCGGTTGGGAATGTTGTAGACCACCATGATCGGGATCTTGCCGGCCGCGGCGGCGGCGCCGACGAAGGCGTCCACCTGCCCACGTACGGCAGAGGTGTTGGTGGTGGTGAACCACCGGGCCTGCGGCACCGTCGCGATCCGGTCGCGGATCACGGCGGTCTTCGAGTCGTTCGGATTTGCCGCGACCCAGCGGGCCGCGTTTGTGTCCGGATCCACGTAGAAGACGGAATCGGCGGCCGACGCGGCTTGGGGCTGCAGCAGCCCGACACCGACCGCCGTTGCTGTTGCCAATGCCGCGGCTGCGGCCGCGCCGATGGCGGAGAGCGCGGTTCTCCTGCGCATGCGGGACTCCTTCCCGGCATAGAGCTTCCTCGTTGGAAGCGCTCCCATAGACATCGATTACCGTACGGGTATGTTGCGCGGATGTGAAGACCCCGCGTCGAACTCGGTTCACCGCATTTCGAAAAATCGACAAAGATCGATGCAGGACGTCGTGCTAGCGGCGCAGGAGGGCCTTGCCCGGCAGGCCGGCGGCGCGAAGGCGGCGGTCCACGCCGTGCGTGGGGCGGTGCACGACCACCGAGACGGACCGGTCGCCCGCCACGTCACAGCCGGCGACCAAGGCACCCACGCCGAGCGGGTCGACCCGGCCGGCCTCGCGCAGATCGACGACGAGACGGCGCGAGCGGACCCGGAGCAGCGCGTGCAGGAGCGCGCGCCGCAGCTGCGCCGTGGCGGCCTCACTGACATTGCCGCGCACCTGCACGACCATGCTGCCGTTGCTCGCCACCCGGGTGCGGACCAAGGCTCCGACCACGCCGTGCCCTCCGTTATCGCCTAGCCACACGGTAATGCGACGGGATTTCACACGCACATCGGCGAACGGTCACCGTCCGGCAACGATCACCCCAATCCGAAAGTGTCGTACCCCCGCAGGACCATCGGACGGTCGAGGAAAAAACGAAGGTCAAGGGAGAGCACAATGATCGGCCGTCTGTCCTCAGTGGTCCTGGACTGCCCGGATCCGCACGCGTTGGCGGAGTTCTACTCGGAGCTGCTCGGCCTGCCGATCACCCGGGTCGACGGCGACTGGGTCGACATCAGCGACGGCACGACCACGCTGAGCTTCCAGCAGGCGCCCGACCACATCCCGCCACGCTGGCCGGACCCGGCGTTTCCCCAGCAGTTCCACCTCGACATCACGGTGGACGACATCGACGACGCCGAGCCGCGGGCGCTGGCCTTGGGCGCGCGCGTGCTGCCGATGGACGAGGAGAAGGTCAGCTTCCGCGTCTACGCCGACCCCGCCGGCCACCCGTTCTGCCTCTGCTGGTGATTTTTATCGATTGGAGAATTTGAGCTACCGCGATGTCCGCGGTGGTCCGGACCGTTGCTCCCGCGGCCTCACCCTCCGCGGTCGCACGGCCCCAAACCCCTGCTCCAGGGGCCGCGGTTAGCGCTATCCGGCGGTCGTCGTTGAAAGCACGGCGGCCCACGGTCCGCGGTCTGCCAGCTAACCCGTTGCGTGCCGGCTCCGCAGAGTGTGCCGAGGGTTTGGTGCCGTGACTCCGCGTCGCCGCCTGCCTCGGCCGTCCAGGCAGTGGCGCCCCGCGTCTGCCGCACCCGACTGGCGCATCAGCGGTCACCACGACGAGCCCGAGCGCCTGTGCTGAGGTTGGGCGGTTCAGCATGTGAGGCGCGGAGGGTGAAGGCCGCGGCAGCGCTCCGCACACCGTCGCCTTGAGCCCGGCAGTAGTGGCCCAGCGGCCAACCAGCGACCTTGGACACTGCCGTCCCCGACTTCGCCGAAGCCCTGCGGTCAAGCCCGCGCTGCGGGGAGTGTCCCTGTGGGCTTGTAAGGGCGCGAGGCGTGGTCCTCCACAGGTCTCGGCTGGAGGGGCGTGGTGCGCAGCATGGCGTGAGACATCGACGCAGCGTCGTTGTGTTGAGTTGCTTGT
It encodes:
- a CDS encoding STAS domain-containing protein; the protein is MVGALVRTRVASNGSMVVQVRGNVSEAATAQLRRALLHALLRVRSRRLVVDLREAGRVDPLGVGALVAGCDVAGDRSVSVVVHRPTHGVDRRLRAAGLPGKALLRR
- a CDS encoding VOC family protein, translating into MIGRLSSVVLDCPDPHALAEFYSELLGLPITRVDGDWVDISDGTTTLSFQQAPDHIPPRWPDPAFPQQFHLDITVDDIDDAEPRALALGARVLPMDEEKVSFRVYADPAGHPFCLCW